The segment GGCGCCACTAAGCTGATGATCCGAAAATAGTCTCGGTCGTAAATACACTCTTAGGTCAGAGCAAAGTTGAACCCTGTGTGCCAACACTGTGATACCGAACAAATGTGAACAACCAGAACGGTGCCACAAACAACATGCATCAAAAAGCAGttagatgacatttttttttaccattttcacTCAACGTAATTATCCAACTTTTTTCATTATTGCTCTCAATTTTACTATTACTTTTGGATTTCTATAGTGTCctataaaatattgatttcaaAATTCCCCATCACCTATTCCAGCCTGAATGTTAACTGGTTCTGCAAAACTGTACAGTAACGTGGTACTGCACCTTGTAAAAATATACTTTACCAAACATGTTTGGACTGATCATGTTGATTAAATGTCTTTGTTCCACAAGAAttgaaaaatatacattttcttttgcttgttAATAGAGCTAAATAATCTAGAATATCAAGCAAAGTTATTGAATGCGCATGTTTCTGCCATATTTACTAAAGACATAGTTTTTCCTCAATCCCACAATAAAGTCTTTCGCTACAAGCTTAGCTACATTTTGCGTATGTTTGTGATTTCTTCTTTAATTAACCCACATTTCTCAGGTTGTAGCATGTACAGACATCTTCCTAATTTGTAGAGGAGCCCAAGGCACAAAAACGGTTAAAACTCCAATCTGCAAATGGAGCAGAAGCACCTCATGACTCCAAGTGACCTGTGTTGGTCTGCATTCAATGTCGATCCAGAGGACTCAACACTATGGCAAATGGCTGCGTTCATGGTGGTGTTACCTGAAACGTAAGCTGCTCGAGCTCGACAGAACAGTTTGAAACTAATGAAGAAATTACAAGAgaataaacaaatcaatttaGAGATAACATGGAAGTTATGTAAAGGTTAAATGAAGTAACATGCATCAGCGTTTCCTACTGTAAAACATTGCTGCAGCATGTAGATATTTCAGTTCGAGCTTCATCTGGTTAATGTTTGTTAGTATTCTGTGTTTTGGTGACAGCTAACTGACTAAGTATCGTAAAAGTTCACAACAAACTCATTTTGGTATCTTTGTTTTTAGACATAAACAGCTCTAACTTGTGTATAATTGGTATTACTGCCTCACATGTGGACTGCTGCATTAGAGTAGCTTCTGTTTATcaatttgaaaatgtttctgaatatttttttcccctctagtCTAAAGGGCCTTCAAGGTAAACGGTTGCCACTCGTTTTTCACTGGAAATCTTCACTGGGGATCCCAAAACGTGCGGCTGCAGCTCTGGCTCTGAGCTCGCCTCAGTGCGACTGCCCTGACCTTCCGTTTGAAAGGTAAACGACTTCTCTGACGGCTccagtttgatgtgtttttcggTGGTCTGAGATGTAGAATCATCTGTGCTACCGAAGCCTTCAAAACTCTCAACATGAGCGACCTCCTCTTCTTCGGAAACCCTGACGCTGTACCCAGCTCCTGCCCCTCCCTGGAAGGCCTTCTCAAAATCCAGGTTAGACGCTCTGAGAGCTTTCATGATCTGCTCTTCAGAAAAACTATCTCCTTCCTCCAGCAGTCCAGAGTCTTCTAGGGATTGAGAGACATTTACCTCTGCAACTATCGTCATGGTTCCATTATTGCTGGACTGTTCAACTTTTCTGACCTCCACGTTCTGTGCACTTTCACTGCTCAGTTGTGTGAGGAAAGCCAGTTCGTCCTTCAGAGGACCCGACACTGAACTTTGTAGTGTCTCCAGAGCTCCCTTCAGCTGCTCTTTGGGCTCCAAGGAGTCCTCCCTCAGGAACTCAAGCACCGACTCTTGCACAAGGGGTGAGACACGGACCTCTTCTTCGATGATGCACTCCGGAAAACTCTCTTTGGCGAACGAGTGTTTCCCTGACTTGTATTCATCACTTTCCTCGACAATCACTCTTCTCTGGGGAAGGCTCTCGTCTTGATAATACCTTTCATCTGACAGGTCGTCTACAATGCCATAATGACCGTATGACATTATCCCTCCACCGTCCTCAGATTCAGATAGGTTTTCATCTGGCGTGGACACAAAATATTCACGAAACTCTTGGTCCTGGGAGAACTGTGGAGATTCGCTTTCTCTAAAGACCTCCTGAACTTGCACAGATCCACCACTGAACTGGTTTGTGGCTCCTTGGGAGGATTTCATCTCGTCAGtcttacttttttcttcttgaggAACATGATAGACATTTTCTATCTCCTCAATTTGGAAGTATGTTGAGGGCTCGTTTAAAGTGTATCCCTTCTTCCCATCAGTCACCATCTCCTCATCACTGTGAGACTCAATAGGTTCCTCAATGATTTCCACATTGACAGACTTATTCTCCAAGTTTTCTGCTCCTTGAAGGCTGCTTAGCAGATTCTTAATCATGCTTCCTGTTGCTGTATCCTCTATGTCCTCTAGTGACACTTTCTTCACACCTTGGTTCAGGAGTTCTTCCAGGGCGGAGTCCTCAGAAACATCCAGCTCTTCCTCCACCTTAGACTCCAGGACGATCTGCGTCTTGGTGGTGCCATCGCTCTGCTCCATTTTCTCCACATGGTAACTGATCTTTGAGTCTCCCGATGAACAGACCTTAGCCTCTAAACCTGCTGGTTTGATCACTTTCTCAATTATCTCCTCCACTGAAACAGAGTctagtatttttttctcagttgaGCCTATGGAAGACTCTGCTCTCTCTTTGTCTTTGGACTCATCGCGATCACTGCCTCTCTCTTCCTCACCTGACACGTGCTTTTTGCTTTCTGTCTCAGTTTTTGTGCTGAGGCTCAGCTTCGGGGGCAGCACTACTCTTGCGGACTTGCTCTCGGCGGTAGTGCCGATCTTGCTTTCTGGAGGTACCTGCTTGAGTTTCAAAACGTGCTCCTCTGCCACAGTTTTCTGCACTTCTTGACTCATTTGATCGTGACTCGGACCGAGTTGTTTATCTTTGGTGGCGGTGGTAGCAGGGGCTGGAGCGGCACCCCGAGCCTTGTTGAATGAGATCATGTCCCTTCTGGACGCCGGACTCTGATGGCGAGCCCTCTCTGCGGCTGAAATAGGAATAACCCTGGGGGGACTTACGAAGCCAGAAGTAGGCACGGGGGATCTTTTTAGGTTTGCTGGTGTTGTGTAACGGATATCCGTATGTCGTCTGGTGGTCAAGGTAGAAGTTCTTGGAGTGTAGGTTTGGGCAGGCATCTTGACATCTGTAgtttaaaagtagcataaatGCTTATTAAACTACTGAATATTGTTTAGTATTTAGTCTCCATTATCTTAGTAGAAGCTTATCTTAGACAGGCCTTTTTGTGATTACATAAGTTCAGTACAGTACCTGTTATTCTTTCTCTCTGATGTTGATTCACCCTCCTGTGAGCGTCCTGCAGATCAGCTCTTTCACTTTCCAGGAGAGCCCTAATCAGAGACAGGAGAAAATACTTCTAAGAATGCTGACAAAGGAACCAGGGCATCCGTCGTGGTAGATATGAAATAAAGTCAAAGACATTTACCTCACAAAATGAAGCACGTCATTCACCTCTGCCATTTCAAGCCCctcaaactaaacacaactgGCTTACAAGACTGTGTGAGTCCTGAACCTGCCCATATAAGGTAGCAAACATGAAAACCAGAtcgagttgttgttgttcttttttttttttttttacagttgtcGAAACTTTGTTGTAATTAGTTTAAACGGCTCACCTTCCCTTGACAGACACACCAAAGGTCCCTCTAAAAAGAACAACCTCTCCGGAGAGTGCCTTTCCAAAGActgaactaaaaataacaacGACAATGCGGGGGGCTGTCCACACTCTTCTCCATAATAAATCTCACAGCAAAAAGCAAACTCGTAACACTCACAAAAACGCACACAAACTGCTGCGTCTCTGAGTAGTTACCCTCAAAAGCATCCACTTGTCGGCCTGCTGTCACATCTGAACAGAGAACAGACACCTGTCTCAGaaagacaaagcagaaaacagaaagacgGATCACCTGTAAGCAGCCACCTCCATGCCCAGATCCATCTTCACctgcaggaggttctgatgTTCTCTCATCTTTTCTTCCATGGCGCCAACCAGCACGTTCCTCTCGTACTCGAGCTGCTCGATCACCATCTAGACACAGAGAACGTGTTCCAGTTATgtttatttgtcacatttttatcctttttttaattttactggaGGCTATTTTGTGGTAAAGGAAGTCCTCACAGTGTTTTCTAACAGGCCCTCCTGGTTGGAGCCTCCACCACTTTTAGGAGACTAATAAGGATTTGTCAGGCTGACAGCTAATCGGTTTAAGTGGCTGCAGTAATCCAGTGACTGTAAATCTACTGACGGCCGGCCGGCAATTCAGTCTTTTCATGCAGAGGTCAAGTAATGCCTTTAAGGTATATTTGGCAGCTTATGGgaactcaaactgttttatttaatatataagACAAGttgagtaaacacaaaatgcagtttttaaatgatgactTCATTTATTAAGGGAAAACCAATTTAACTGTGATTAACCATGTTTTTTATGGAAAGCTGAGCTCAGTTTCACTATAGCTACACCCTGTCCTGATTACTGCCAGATCTGTAGACTCGCTTAAATAGAGACATGATCCATAAATGGAGGAGACatggaacagtggtgaaccGTATCAGGAGAGGCCGGCCAACCAAAATCACTCCAAGagtgcatctacaactcatcCAGGAGGTTCCCAGAAGAACCCAGAACAAGTAAAGCCCTGCAGGCCTCGCTTACATCAgttaaggtcagaggtcacgatTCAACAATAAGGGACAAAGGGCAAAGATGGCCTCCATGGCAGAGTTCTACAGAGGAAACCACTGCTGAGCACAAAAGAACACAGAGGCCCATCAtacatttaccaaaaaaaaaaaaacattttaatgagccGCTAGACTTCTAGGAAAATGGACTGAGGAGACAAAAGTGGAACTCTGTTTTTTGGATGGTGTTACATCTGGGGTCAAAAGATCATACAAACAGTCAAACATGGCGGCGGCAGTGTAATGGTCTGGGGCTGGTTCGCTGCTTCAGGGCCTGGAAGACTTGCCGTAATTGATGCGCTCTACCAGAAAATGCTGAGGGAGATGGTTCCACCGCCAGTTTATGACCTTAAGCTCAAGCTCCACCAGTAATTGCAAACGTTTGACTGCAGTTGTTGACACCAAAGGGGGCAGAATTAGGTTTAGGGGCATTTATCTTTTCACATAGGGACTGGTTGGTTTGGCTTTTAGTAAAAGaaaccataatttaaaaaaaaaaaatgcattttgtgttttttctggttACCTTTGACATTAACAATAATTTGAAACATGCAAGTGTGaccaaaacaaggaaaaacagaataaatctgtGAGAGGGAGACTCCTTTTCACAGGTTGCACTGAAAACTCAGAGATAAAGGATGCCTTGTAGGTTCAGCACTCATTTGGGCCTACACTGTGGGGCAGACAACAATATTTAGATGAAGAATCAGACGATTAATAATTTATTCGTTGCAGCTCTGGGCAGTCAGTGGGTGTGGCTCGTTTGGACAGGCTGCAGTCTCTTCCTCACCTGATGTTCACCCAGGTCCACGCGGAACTGCTCCTGCATGGtcatcagctgctcctccaggcACATTTGAACCTGGCCCTGTTTCTCCGCCTCCGCGCGCAGCTTGTCCAGCTGGGTGGCGTACAGCATCTTCTCCCTCTGCAGGTCGCCCAGCCTCGCCTGGTCCGCCCTGATGGCGCGCTCCATGCCCTCCACCTTCTGCTGGTACGCCTCGAACGTCTCGATC is part of the Kryptolebias marmoratus isolate JLee-2015 linkage group LG11, ASM164957v2, whole genome shotgun sequence genome and harbors:
- the synm gene encoding synemin — protein: MLPFKRTFESEKQQLHELNSRLARYLSRTKQLEQENAHLLAEVNKLRGVGRTPEWEQKCKAEMRDLRRMVGQLSQEKSQAEVEREKLWRQLQTVQCACSEQTEVCRDIDGELQGCERELQQARRVNGELQQRLLRLQDEYECLEGAHRQEVARLRQQVESRAAPVLTQTHRGPAVVVSAEDVQEYARGLSDGWIETFEAYQQKVEGMERAIRADQARLGDLQREKMLYATQLDKLRAEAEKQGQVQMCLEEQLMTMQEQFRVDLGEHQMVIEQLEYERNVLVGAMEEKMREHQNLLQVKMDLGMEVAAYRALLESERADLQDAHRRVNQHQRERITDVKMPAQTYTPRTSTLTTRRHTDIRYTTPANLKRSPVPTSGFVSPPRVIPISAAERARHQSPASRRDMISFNKARGAAPAPATTATKDKQLGPSHDQMSQEVQKTVAEEHVLKLKQVPPESKIGTTAESKSARVVLPPKLSLSTKTETESKKHVSGEEERGSDRDESKDKERAESSIGSTEKKILDSVSVEEIIEKVIKPAGLEAKVCSSGDSKISYHVEKMEQSDGTTKTQIVLESKVEEELDVSEDSALEELLNQGVKKVSLEDIEDTATGSMIKNLLSSLQGAENLENKSVNVEIIEEPIESHSDEEMVTDGKKGYTLNEPSTYFQIEEIENVYHVPQEEKSKTDEMKSSQGATNQFSGGSVQVQEVFRESESPQFSQDQEFREYFVSTPDENLSESEDGGGIMSYGHYGIVDDLSDERYYQDESLPQRRVIVEESDEYKSGKHSFAKESFPECIIEEEVRVSPLVQESVLEFLREDSLEPKEQLKGALETLQSSVSGPLKDELAFLTQLSSESAQNVEVRKVEQSSNNGTMTIVAEVNVSQSLEDSGLLEEGDSFSEEQIMKALRASNLDFEKAFQGGAGAGYSVRVSEEEEVAHVESFEGFGSTDDSTSQTTEKHIKLEPSEKSFTFQTEGQGSRTEASSEPELQPHVLGSPVKISSEKRVATVYLEGPLD